A single genomic interval of Chitinophaga sp. 180180018-3 harbors:
- a CDS encoding DUF6249 domain-containing protein: MSITVTILLISLGTFIFLAWYFSHRARHLERLRLIEKGINPDAVKNDDTALIWKKLGVIAIGLGAGLILISVLVLVAPRIANVNAVPLGILVLCCGIALVISNKYKKF; this comes from the coding sequence ATGTCAATTACCGTAACAATACTCTTAATAAGCCTGGGAACTTTTATTTTTCTCGCATGGTATTTCTCCCATAGGGCCAGGCACCTGGAGCGCCTCCGATTAATCGAGAAGGGAATAAATCCGGACGCCGTTAAAAATGATGACACTGCGCTTATCTGGAAGAAGTTAGGCGTGATAGCTATTGGCCTGGGAGCTGGTTTAATCCTTATATCGGTATTGGTATTGGTTGCGCCCAGGATAGCCAACGTAAATGCCGTTCCTTTGGGCATACTTGTTCTTTGCTGTGGAATAGCATTGGTGATTTCCAATAAATATAAAAAATTCTGA
- the fabD gene encoding ACP S-malonyltransferase, whose translation MKAFIFPGQGSQRKGMGKDLFDRYPAILESAADILGYDVKELCMEDPRHLLNETRYTQPALYIVDVLTYMDKRMSEPAPDVVLGHSLGEYAALFAAGAFTFETGLRLVKKRAELMAGIKDGGMLALVGLDMQTVKDLLACHDLTGADIANYNSFHQIVLSGKQEDMQKARHIFEANGARLAFPLNVSGAFHSRYMKEAAVEYGAFISTVTFSPLQIPVLSNATADWYTDASLHHLLEQQITSPVRWYESISRLMQPGNVTFYEAGPGETLTKILSFIKDRPMPDLTPLIPATKTSGKPSATTSGSSGINPEILGSAAFREDYNLKYAYVAGAMSHGVASAALVVRMGQAGMMSFFGSGGLKKEQIESAIIYIQEKLKNGEAYGINLLNGSREEDTAALIFKYHIRNIEAAAYMEISPTLARLRISGARRQNGSVIIPRRLMAKVSRPEVAAAFLSPPPERIVKKLLQEQLITPDEAALAQYIPMADDICVEADSGGHTDMGVAFTLLPTIMRQRDEAMNTYRYSREIRIGAAGGIGTPEAAAAAFILGADFILTGSINQCTIESGASNLVKEMLQHVNEQDTAYAPAGDMFEMGARVQVLKKGVLFPARAQKLYDLYRQHNSLDEIDEKTKIQLQEKYFRQSFQDVYQEVTTYYARKNIRVADANPKQKMAYLFRWYFGYSIRAALSGDEKSKADFQVNCGPALGAFNQWIGHTSWYNRHVDAVGEMIMNGAAEVLNKRLNYFGGLISS comes from the coding sequence ATGAAAGCATTTATATTTCCCGGACAGGGCTCTCAGCGCAAAGGAATGGGGAAAGACCTGTTCGATCGCTATCCCGCGATACTGGAATCAGCCGCGGATATATTGGGATATGATGTTAAAGAGCTTTGCATGGAAGACCCGCGACATCTGCTGAACGAAACGCGCTATACACAGCCCGCTCTGTATATCGTTGACGTGCTCACGTATATGGATAAACGAATGTCTGAACCTGCTCCGGATGTTGTTTTAGGACATAGCCTGGGCGAGTACGCAGCATTATTTGCAGCCGGGGCCTTTACTTTTGAAACAGGGCTCAGGCTTGTAAAAAAAAGAGCCGAATTGATGGCTGGTATAAAGGATGGAGGCATGCTGGCATTGGTAGGCCTCGACATGCAAACCGTGAAAGACTTACTTGCATGCCATGACCTGACAGGAGCAGATATCGCCAATTATAACTCTTTCCATCAAATTGTACTTTCAGGTAAACAGGAAGATATGCAAAAGGCCAGGCATATCTTTGAAGCCAATGGCGCCAGGCTTGCCTTTCCGCTGAATGTGAGTGGCGCCTTTCATTCCAGGTACATGAAAGAAGCGGCCGTTGAATATGGTGCATTCATAAGCACCGTCACATTTTCACCACTGCAGATACCAGTACTCTCTAATGCTACCGCCGACTGGTATACCGACGCCTCGCTCCATCACCTGCTGGAACAGCAGATCACGAGTCCGGTAAGATGGTATGAAAGCATCAGCCGCCTGATGCAACCAGGTAATGTAACATTTTATGAAGCAGGACCAGGAGAAACACTCACCAAAATACTCTCATTTATCAAAGACAGGCCGATGCCGGATCTTACGCCATTAATCCCGGCTACAAAAACTTCCGGTAAACCTTCGGCAACTACCAGTGGCTCATCCGGGATAAACCCTGAAATACTTGGTTCTGCCGCTTTCCGGGAAGACTACAACCTGAAATATGCCTACGTTGCCGGCGCTATGTCGCATGGAGTAGCTTCTGCCGCACTGGTTGTAAGAATGGGGCAGGCAGGCATGATGAGCTTTTTCGGCAGTGGCGGACTAAAGAAGGAGCAAATAGAAAGTGCCATTATCTACATACAGGAAAAACTAAAAAATGGAGAAGCCTATGGCATCAATCTGCTGAATGGTTCAAGAGAAGAAGATACCGCCGCATTGATCTTCAAGTACCATATCAGGAACATAGAAGCAGCCGCTTATATGGAAATATCGCCCACCCTCGCCAGGCTGCGTATCAGCGGTGCGCGCAGGCAAAACGGTTCCGTTATAATTCCCCGCCGTCTGATGGCGAAAGTATCGCGTCCGGAAGTAGCCGCAGCCTTTTTGAGTCCTCCGCCTGAGCGGATCGTAAAAAAACTATTGCAGGAGCAGCTTATCACGCCGGATGAAGCAGCGCTGGCTCAATATATCCCTATGGCTGATGACATTTGCGTTGAAGCTGATTCGGGCGGGCACACAGATATGGGCGTGGCGTTTACATTGCTTCCTACCATCATGCGGCAACGGGATGAGGCGATGAACACCTACCGGTACAGCCGGGAGATCAGAATAGGTGCGGCCGGAGGGATCGGAACACCGGAAGCGGCCGCAGCAGCCTTTATCCTGGGCGCTGATTTTATCCTTACCGGTTCCATCAATCAATGTACAATAGAATCAGGGGCAAGCAACCTGGTAAAGGAAATGTTGCAGCATGTAAACGAGCAGGACACCGCATACGCTCCGGCCGGAGATATGTTTGAAATGGGCGCCAGAGTACAGGTATTAAAAAAAGGCGTACTATTTCCTGCCAGGGCCCAGAAACTCTATGACCTTTATCGTCAGCATAACTCCCTCGATGAAATAGACGAAAAAACAAAGATTCAATTACAGGAGAAATACTTCAGGCAATCTTTCCAGGATGTATATCAGGAGGTAACTACCTACTATGCACGGAAAAACATACGGGTAGCAGACGCCAATCCCAAACAGAAAATGGCGTACCTGTTCCGTTGGTATTTTGGCTACTCGATAAGAGCTGCTCTAAGCGGCGATGAAAAGAGCAAAGCAGATTTCCAGGTGAATTGCGGCCCCGCACTGGGCGCCTTTAACCAATGGATAGGTCATACCAGCTGGTACAACCGTCATGTAGATGCGGTAGGGGAAATGATTATGAACGGCGCGGCTGAGGTGCTGAATAAGCGGCTGAATTACTTTGGGGGGCTGATATCAAGTTGA
- a CDS encoding acyl-CoA dehydrogenase family protein, producing the protein MKNPTSTGIPPVNTQMHKSHAVIEWLQWYAENQYKPLLHDQRRCFSPDVILEAGMHGLLGLNVPEQYGGLGLNISSTMRVCQQLGSIDLSLATLLGNHNFLGILPVMKYGSTQLREEYLSPLAQGRQLVSFALSEPGAGSNPMSIRGKATIVDDGYLVNANKMWIGSAGWASLIITFVKLADTHSPDRGITCFAVPRNKPGVRIGKELLTMGMRGMVQNRISLDVVKLEQQYLVGSEEKGMEIANEAMMLARMTAGATLLGAMKKCIQLMYRYTSRREVSTGLLLKNAITRQQLGSSIMEATLLESLVNYIASAADRDIHRIPAELCIISKVAGSEFVWKAVDTAMQCTGGRGYLENNYLPQLMRDARVIRIFEGPSEVLVSYMGSKHIRALDKDQLYDLVGTQLRQPQLAAELENVYQRSRELLKGNFQDINLIAFHNGNMLTWVLLLAVYAGTASSPDPAVISYARQKIHLLTTQLNDFKSVFRDYNIDSISTYAEKINYDIGNLDMLSPDEEYDVDDYFRK; encoded by the coding sequence ATGAAAAACCCAACTTCAACAGGTATTCCTCCTGTTAATACCCAAATGCATAAGAGTCATGCAGTGATAGAATGGCTGCAATGGTACGCAGAGAATCAATACAAGCCATTGCTTCACGACCAACGCAGATGTTTTTCGCCTGATGTAATACTGGAAGCAGGCATGCACGGCCTGTTAGGATTAAATGTACCGGAACAATACGGAGGCCTGGGTCTGAATATATCCTCTACGATGCGCGTCTGTCAGCAACTGGGATCCATTGATCTGTCGCTCGCTACGTTGCTGGGCAATCACAATTTCCTCGGTATACTACCTGTGATGAAATATGGCAGCACGCAACTTCGGGAAGAATACCTTAGTCCGCTGGCACAGGGCAGGCAACTGGTTAGTTTCGCATTGTCGGAACCCGGCGCTGGCTCCAACCCAATGTCTATCAGGGGAAAGGCCACCATCGTAGATGACGGATACCTTGTCAATGCAAACAAAATGTGGATCGGATCTGCCGGATGGGCATCACTCATTATTACGTTCGTAAAACTGGCCGACACTCATTCGCCAGACCGTGGTATCACCTGCTTTGCAGTACCGCGGAATAAGCCAGGAGTAAGGATAGGCAAAGAGTTACTCACCATGGGCATGCGGGGGATGGTACAGAACCGGATCAGCCTTGATGTTGTGAAGCTGGAGCAGCAGTACCTGGTTGGCAGTGAGGAAAAAGGAATGGAAATCGCGAATGAAGCTATGATGCTGGCCAGGATGACAGCTGGCGCCACATTACTTGGCGCTATGAAAAAATGTATCCAGCTGATGTATCGCTATACATCACGCAGGGAAGTTTCCACCGGCTTACTATTGAAAAATGCGATTACCCGCCAGCAGCTGGGTAGCAGCATTATGGAGGCTACCCTGCTGGAATCACTCGTAAATTATATCGCTTCTGCCGCAGATAGAGATATACATCGTATCCCGGCCGAGCTATGCATCATATCAAAAGTGGCGGGTTCAGAATTTGTATGGAAGGCCGTGGATACAGCCATGCAATGCACGGGAGGCCGCGGATACCTTGAGAACAACTACCTTCCCCAGCTAATGCGCGACGCCCGGGTGATCCGGATCTTTGAGGGCCCTTCTGAAGTGCTTGTCAGCTATATGGGATCAAAACATATCCGGGCATTGGATAAAGATCAGCTCTATGATTTGGTGGGAACGCAATTACGGCAACCGCAGCTGGCAGCAGAGCTGGAAAATGTATACCAGAGAAGCAGGGAGTTATTAAAAGGAAATTTCCAGGATATTAACCTCATCGCATTTCACAATGGCAATATGCTGACGTGGGTATTATTACTGGCCGTTTACGCCGGCACTGCATCCAGTCCTGATCCCGCCGTGATTAGCTACGCGAGGCAAAAAATCCATCTGCTCACCACCCAACTAAACGACTTCAAGTCTGTTTTCAGGGACTATAACATCGATAGTATTTCCACGTATGCAGAGAAGATCAATTATGATATCGGCAATTTAGATATGCTCTCTCCTGATGAGGAATACGACGTTGATGATTATTTCAGGAAATAA